In a genomic window of Flammeovirga agarivorans:
- a CDS encoding DUF6515 family protein, with protein MQFFKKNIHTILGVVSLFCISHTSSAQVYLHRGATVTRAYPYHSTAVVHTGPTFIHTGPTFVAHPVYHPVYVGAPVWGPYWHPVGYTAATIAATAIVVHAIDENNQKKDYYCDNGVYYEKQSNGKYKVVAAPIGSTIKSLPKGSVTLIIEGRTYYYYAGNYYQNNGKEYTVITAPQGAVVNQLPEGTKTEIVNGETYYVCNGIWYTAMPQQNGTSNYAVTTPKN; from the coding sequence ATGCAATTCTTTAAAAAAAATATACATACAATTTTAGGAGTAGTTAGCCTGTTTTGTATTAGTCATACCTCTTCTGCACAAGTATATCTGCATAGAGGAGCAACTGTTACGAGAGCTTATCCATATCATTCAACAGCTGTGGTACATACTGGTCCTACTTTTATACATACAGGTCCTACATTTGTTGCACACCCGGTTTATCATCCTGTATATGTAGGTGCTCCTGTCTGGGGACCTTATTGGCATCCTGTTGGATATACCGCTGCGACTATTGCCGCAACTGCAATTGTTGTACATGCGATAGATGAAAACAACCAGAAAAAAGATTACTATTGCGATAATGGCGTGTATTACGAAAAACAATCCAATGGTAAATATAAAGTAGTAGCAGCACCAATTGGGTCTACCATAAAAAGCTTACCCAAAGGTTCGGTAACCTTAATTATTGAAGGAAGAACATATTACTATTATGCAGGAAACTATTATCAGAACAATGGAAAAGAATATACTGTAATTACTGCACCACAAGGAGCTGTAGTTAATCAATTACCTGAAGGAACTAAAACTGAGATTGTTAACGGAGAAACGTATTATGTATGCAATGGCATTTGGTATACAGCAATGCCTCAACAAAATGGAACATCAAACTATGCGGTAACTACACCTAAGAATTAA
- a CDS encoding SDR family NAD(P)-dependent oxidoreductase, with protein MKNILITGSSKGLGHGFVEYFLNQKATVYGVSRNTPNDLTGADLYHHQNIDLGNFESIESGLKELLSDVKEVDTVVLNAGLLGEIKGISDANIEEMKHLMDVNLWANKVVLDTIYGLGIDVKQVVAISSGASVNGNKGWSGYSLSKAALNMLVKLYAVEYQKTHYTALAPGLIDTGMQDYLCEKVNHEEFPSMGRLKAARGTEVMPKPKEAAENIASIFPKLLEHTSGSYQDVRKL; from the coding sequence ATGAAAAATATATTAATTACAGGAAGCAGCAAAGGCCTCGGTCATGGATTTGTTGAATACTTCTTAAATCAGAAAGCAACAGTTTATGGTGTAAGTAGAAACACTCCCAATGATCTCACAGGAGCAGATTTATACCATCATCAAAATATTGATTTAGGTAATTTTGAATCTATTGAAAGTGGTTTAAAAGAGTTATTATCTGATGTAAAAGAAGTAGATACCGTAGTTTTAAACGCAGGCCTTTTAGGTGAAATAAAAGGGATATCTGACGCTAATATTGAGGAAATGAAACACCTTATGGATGTTAACCTATGGGCTAATAAAGTAGTTTTAGATACAATATATGGTTTGGGTATAGATGTAAAGCAGGTGGTCGCTATTTCTTCTGGTGCTTCTGTAAATGGTAATAAAGGATGGTCTGGCTATTCGCTTTCCAAAGCAGCATTAAACATGTTGGTTAAACTGTATGCTGTTGAATACCAAAAGACACATTATACAGCACTTGCACCTGGATTAATCGATACAGGCATGCAAGATTACTTATGTGAAAAAGTAAACCATGAGGAATTCCCTAGTATGGGGCGACTTAAAGCTGCGAGAGGTACTGAAGTAATGCCAAAACCAAAAGAAGCTGCAGAAAACATTGCTAGTATTTTTCCTAAACTTCTTGAACACACTTCAGGAAGTTATCAAGATGTAAGGAAGCTTTAA
- a CDS encoding YpdA family putative bacillithiol disulfide reductase, protein MIYDSIIIGGGPIGMACGIEAKKRDLNYLIIEKGCLVNSLYNYPVNMTFFSTSEKLEIGGAPFVSHNHRPVRREALEYYRRVQTTWDLNMHLFETVLDVQPHSVKDLIYEVKTSKGTYLTKTVTVATGFYDIPNLMHVPGEDLPKVKHYYDDPHLYSFTEVAVIGSANSAIDCALETYRKGANVTLIIREPEINDRVKYWVKPDIENRIKEGSIKCYFQSEVKEITSTEIIFYSHLEEKDIRIKNDFVLAMTGYQPNFDFLQRIGIKLSEDQIKQPEYNAETHETNMENVYLAGVVCGGMKTNSWFIENSRVHAEYIYDNITKKLK, encoded by the coding sequence ATGATATACGATAGCATCATTATTGGAGGAGGTCCAATAGGTATGGCCTGTGGAATTGAGGCAAAAAAAAGAGACCTGAATTATCTGATCATTGAAAAGGGATGTTTAGTCAACTCTTTATATAATTACCCTGTCAACATGACCTTCTTTTCTACATCGGAAAAGTTGGAAATTGGAGGAGCTCCATTTGTTTCTCACAATCATCGACCTGTAAGAAGAGAAGCATTAGAATATTATCGCAGAGTACAAACCACTTGGGATCTAAATATGCATCTGTTTGAAACCGTTTTAGATGTGCAACCCCACTCTGTAAAAGACCTTATTTATGAAGTAAAAACATCAAAAGGAACATACCTCACTAAAACTGTGACTGTTGCTACCGGTTTTTACGACATCCCCAATTTAATGCATGTACCCGGTGAGGATCTACCAAAAGTAAAGCATTACTACGACGACCCTCATCTGTATTCCTTCACTGAGGTTGCAGTTATTGGTAGTGCCAATTCTGCTATCGATTGTGCCTTAGAAACCTACAGAAAAGGAGCTAATGTAACGCTTATCATTAGGGAACCTGAAATAAACGACAGAGTTAAATATTGGGTTAAACCTGATATTGAAAACCGTATCAAAGAAGGTAGCATCAAGTGTTATTTTCAAAGTGAAGTAAAAGAGATCACATCAACTGAGATTATCTTCTACAGTCATTTAGAGGAAAAAGATATCAGAATAAAGAATGATTTCGTTTTAGCCATGACGGGTTATCAACCTAATTTCGACTTTTTACAACGTATTGGTATAAAACTATCAGAAGATCAAATCAAACAACCCGAATATAATGCGGAAACACATGAAACCAATATGGAAAATGTATACCTAGCCGGTGTTGTTTGTGGAGGTATGAAAACCAACTCATGGTTTATAGAAAATTCAAGAGTTCATGCCGAATATATTTATGATAATATTACAAAGAAACTGAAGTAA
- a CDS encoding ATP-dependent helicase, with protein sequence MDYLEGLNPPQREAVVNMDGPMMIIAGAGSGKTRVLTYKIAHLINNGVEPFNILSLTFTNKASREMKERIVEAVGDDAKNLWMGTFHSVFARILRFEAEKLGYQSNFTIYDTEDAKSVIKGVVKDFRLDDKLYKPNVVLSRISSAKNNLVSWRAYEQNNDLRLEDEASGRPKIFEIYKEYAIRCFRANAMDFDDLLFNTNVLLHQHLDVLNKYQNKFKYVMIDEFQDTNISQYYITRKLAARNRNICVVGDDAQSIYAFRGANIQNILNFEKDYPELKVIKLEQNYRSTQTIVEAANSVIAHNKNQLEKNTFTQNAIGDRIEVIRSPSDLEEARSVAQSIQQAIIKDHIPASDIAILYRTNSQSRALEEALVKLSIKAQIFGGLSFYQRKEIKDMIAYLKFVTNPKDEEAFKRIINYPKRGIGTTTVNNLFVKAAENKLGIWDVVSNIRQFFGGRVATQVENFANMIKVFQMQSEQKNAFETASFIAKNSGILRELYEDKTPEGKNRYDNLQELLNGIQGFTDDPEKEDKSLVTYLEEISLITTQDKEDVSDAITLMTIHMSKGLEYDYVYLVGMEENLFPSQMMLETREDLEEERRLFYVAITRAKQKLYMSYALQRYRFGKQIMCDPSRFIDEISPQYISMRRSSINEDLGPGSVPGFSNFRSLRQQPSNFTKKVVKPKDDRPFVPSKTDNLAAGIKVRHMKFGDGIVEKLSEEGLDRRAIIAFEEVGKKTLILTFAKLMILEDE encoded by the coding sequence ATGGATTATTTAGAAGGATTAAACCCACCACAGCGAGAAGCTGTTGTGAATATGGACGGCCCAATGATGATTATTGCAGGTGCTGGATCTGGTAAAACAAGAGTTTTAACCTATAAGATTGCTCACTTGATCAATAATGGCGTTGAGCCTTTCAATATACTTTCATTGACCTTTACCAATAAGGCTTCTAGAGAAATGAAGGAGCGTATTGTTGAAGCTGTTGGTGATGATGCAAAAAACTTATGGATGGGTACTTTCCACTCTGTTTTTGCTCGTATCCTTCGTTTTGAAGCTGAAAAACTAGGTTATCAATCCAATTTTACCATCTATGATACTGAAGATGCTAAATCGGTCATAAAAGGGGTCGTAAAAGACTTTCGTTTAGACGATAAGCTATATAAGCCTAATGTTGTTTTATCTAGAATTTCTAGTGCAAAAAATAACTTAGTATCATGGAGAGCCTATGAGCAAAATAATGATCTTCGACTAGAAGATGAGGCAAGCGGTAGGCCTAAAATTTTTGAAATTTATAAAGAATATGCCATCCGTTGTTTTAGAGCCAACGCCATGGACTTCGATGATCTTCTCTTTAATACCAATGTACTTCTTCATCAGCATTTAGATGTTTTGAACAAATACCAAAATAAGTTCAAATACGTCATGATTGATGAGTTTCAAGACACCAACATCTCTCAATATTATATCACAAGAAAATTAGCGGCAAGAAACCGTAATATTTGTGTGGTAGGAGACGATGCACAATCCATCTATGCATTTAGAGGGGCCAATATTCAAAACATTCTGAACTTTGAAAAAGATTACCCTGAGTTGAAAGTCATCAAATTAGAGCAGAATTATCGTTCTACACAGACTATTGTTGAAGCAGCCAATTCGGTAATTGCTCACAACAAAAATCAACTAGAGAAAAATACATTTACACAAAATGCTATTGGTGATAGAATTGAAGTTATTCGCTCTCCATCTGATTTAGAAGAAGCTAGATCTGTTGCTCAGAGTATTCAACAAGCCATTATAAAAGATCATATCCCTGCTAGTGATATCGCTATTTTATACCGTACCAACTCACAATCAAGAGCGTTGGAGGAAGCTTTAGTTAAACTCTCCATCAAAGCTCAGATTTTCGGAGGTCTCTCTTTCTACCAAAGAAAAGAGATCAAAGATATGATCGCTTATCTGAAGTTTGTGACCAACCCTAAGGATGAGGAAGCATTTAAGCGTATCATCAACTATCCTAAAAGAGGTATTGGAACAACTACCGTCAACAACTTATTTGTGAAGGCGGCGGAAAATAAATTAGGTATCTGGGATGTTGTATCAAATATTCGCCAATTTTTTGGCGGAAGGGTAGCTACTCAGGTAGAGAACTTCGCGAACATGATTAAGGTTTTCCAAATGCAATCAGAACAGAAGAATGCATTTGAAACCGCCTCATTTATTGCCAAAAATTCTGGTATTCTTAGAGAGCTTTACGAAGACAAAACTCCAGAAGGAAAAAACCGTTATGACAACCTTCAAGAATTGCTTAACGGTATTCAGGGTTTTACAGATGATCCAGAGAAAGAAGATAAAAGTCTTGTTACCTACCTTGAAGAGATTTCTTTAATCACAACTCAAGACAAGGAAGACGTAAGTGATGCCATTACCTTAATGACCATTCATATGTCTAAAGGTTTGGAGTATGATTATGTCTACCTAGTAGGTATGGAAGAAAACCTTTTCCCATCTCAAATGATGCTGGAGACTAGAGAAGATCTAGAAGAGGAAAGAAGATTATTCTATGTTGCCATCACAAGAGCCAAGCAAAAGCTATACATGTCTTATGCACTGCAAAGGTATCGTTTTGGTAAACAGATTATGTGTGATCCCTCTCGCTTTATAGATGAAATTTCACCTCAATATATCAGTATGAGAAGAAGTTCAATCAATGAAGACTTAGGACCAGGAAGTGTACCTGGCTTCTCCAACTTTAGGTCTCTACGTCAGCAACCATCGAATTTCACTAAGAAAGTTGTTAAACCAAAAGATGACCGTCCTTTTGTTCCTTCGAAAACAGATAATCTCGCTGCTGGAATTAAAGTGCGTCATATGAAGTTTGGTGACGGCATTGTTGAAAAGCTTTCAGAAGAAGGATTAGATCGTAGAGCTATTATTGCTTTTGAAGAAGTAGGAAAGAAAACATTGATTCTTACATTCGCTAAATTGATGATACTTGAAGACGAATAA